The following proteins are encoded in a genomic region of Streptomyces lunaelactis:
- a CDS encoding response regulator transcription factor, producing MTTPREGDRILIVDDEPAVREALQRSLAFEGYGTEVAADGVDALARAEAYAPDLIVLDIQMPRMDGLTAARRLRATGSTTPILMLTARDTVGDRVTGLDAGADDYLVKPFELDELFARVRALLRRSSYAAAASAATDDDVLAFADLRMDLATREVHRGTRRVELTRTEFTLLEMFLAHPRQVLTREQILKAVWGFDFEPSSNSLDVYVMYLRRKTEAAGEPRLVHTVRGVGYALRSGGAE from the coding sequence ATGACGACCCCCCGCGAAGGCGACCGCATCCTCATCGTCGACGACGAGCCCGCCGTCCGTGAGGCGCTCCAGCGCTCTCTCGCCTTCGAGGGGTACGGGACCGAGGTCGCCGCCGACGGCGTCGACGCCCTCGCCCGGGCGGAGGCGTACGCGCCCGATCTGATCGTGCTCGACATCCAGATGCCCCGGATGGACGGCCTGACCGCGGCCCGCCGGCTCCGCGCCACCGGTTCGACGACGCCGATCCTGATGCTGACCGCACGGGACACCGTCGGCGACCGGGTGACCGGTCTCGACGCGGGCGCCGACGACTATCTGGTCAAGCCGTTCGAGCTGGACGAGCTGTTCGCCCGGGTGCGGGCGCTGCTGCGGCGCAGCTCGTACGCGGCGGCGGCGAGCGCCGCCACCGACGACGACGTACTGGCCTTCGCCGATCTGCGGATGGACCTGGCGACCCGCGAGGTCCACCGAGGCACGCGCCGGGTGGAGCTGACCCGTACCGAATTCACGCTGCTGGAGATGTTCCTCGCGCACCCGCGCCAGGTGCTCACGCGTGAGCAGATCCTCAAGGCCGTGTGGGGCTTCGACTTCGAGCCCAGTTCGAATTCGCTGGATGTGTACGTGATGTATCTGCGCCGCAAGACGGAGGCGGCCGGTGAGCCGCGCCTGGTGCACACGGTGCGCGGTGTGGGGTACGCGCTGCGGTCGGGCGGCGCGGAGTGA
- a CDS encoding HAMP domain-containing sensor histidine kinase encodes MIHKFRSLPLRSRLALLVAVAVAVAVAAVSTTCWFVVRGKLYHEVDSKLKSASGPVRSSDLAVALRSCSQTPDSQADFGGPKADYYFQLVRTADDKPCVFANSVGTVQVDSSDQDVARRADPSVWTFRNGTDTDGRDVRVLTGAAVAAVAQGPGGGVVADTALLIGYPLKETEGTLNELALLLLIVSGIGVLGAGAAGLWIARAGLKPVDRLTGAVEHVARTEDLTVRIPVEGEDEIARLSRSFNSMTAALASSRERQAQLIADAGHELRTPLTSLRTNIELLARSEETGRALPPADRTALMASVTAQMTELALLIGDLQELSRPDAVQSGPLKVVAFHDVAEAALRRARLRGPELAITADLQPWYVRAEQTALERAIVNVLDNAVKFSPPGGTVEVSLKDGELSVRDHGPGIPADELPHVFERFWRSPSARALPGSGLGLSIVVRTVQQSGGEIELKPATGGGTRAVIRLPGAAEPPPAHI; translated from the coding sequence GTGATCCACAAGTTCCGCTCGCTGCCACTGCGTTCGCGGCTGGCGCTGCTCGTGGCGGTCGCGGTGGCCGTGGCGGTCGCGGCCGTCTCCACCACCTGCTGGTTCGTGGTGCGCGGCAAGCTGTACCACGAGGTCGACTCCAAGCTGAAGTCCGCGAGCGGGCCCGTGCGGTCCTCCGACCTCGCCGTCGCACTGCGCAGTTGCTCCCAGACCCCGGACTCCCAGGCCGACTTCGGAGGCCCGAAGGCCGACTACTACTTCCAGCTCGTCCGGACCGCCGACGACAAGCCGTGCGTCTTCGCCAACTCCGTCGGCACCGTCCAGGTCGACAGCAGTGACCAGGACGTGGCGCGGAGGGCAGATCCGTCCGTCTGGACGTTCCGCAACGGCACGGACACCGACGGGAGGGACGTCCGCGTACTCACCGGCGCAGCCGTCGCAGCCGTCGCCCAGGGTCCGGGCGGCGGGGTCGTCGCGGACACCGCGCTGCTGATCGGGTACCCGCTCAAGGAGACCGAGGGCACCCTCAACGAGCTGGCCCTCCTGCTGCTCATCGTGTCCGGCATCGGCGTCCTCGGCGCGGGCGCGGCCGGACTGTGGATCGCCCGTGCCGGGCTCAAGCCCGTCGACCGGCTCACCGGCGCCGTCGAGCATGTCGCCCGTACCGAGGATCTGACCGTACGCATCCCCGTCGAGGGCGAGGACGAGATCGCCCGCCTCTCCCGCTCCTTCAACTCCATGACCGCAGCCCTCGCGAGTTCCCGCGAGCGGCAGGCGCAGCTGATCGCGGACGCCGGGCACGAGCTGCGGACGCCGCTGACCTCGCTGCGTACGAATATCGAGCTGCTCGCGCGCAGCGAGGAGACGGGCCGTGCTCTCCCGCCCGCGGACCGTACGGCGCTGATGGCGTCGGTCACGGCGCAGATGACGGAACTGGCCCTGCTGATCGGCGACCTGCAGGAGCTGTCCCGGCCGGACGCGGTCCAGAGCGGGCCGCTGAAGGTCGTCGCCTTCCACGACGTCGCCGAGGCCGCGCTGCGGCGCGCCCGGCTGCGCGGTCCCGAGCTGGCCATCACGGCCGATCTGCAGCCCTGGTACGTGCGGGCCGAGCAGACGGCGCTGGAGCGGGCGATCGTCAACGTCCTCGACAACGCGGTGAAGTTCTCGCCGCCGGGCGGGACGGTCGAGGTGAGCCTCAAGGACGGCGAGCTGTCGGTGCGGGACCACGGCCCCGGTATCCCGGCCGACGAACTCCCGCACGTCTTCGAGCGGTTCTGGCGCTCGCCGTCCGCCCGCGCGCTGCCGGGATCGGGGCTCGGGCTGTCGATCGTGGTCCGTACGGTGCAGCAGTCGGGCGGCGAAATCGAGCTGAAGCCCGCTACGGGCGGCGGCACGCGTGCGGTGATCCGGCTGCCGGGAGCGGCCGAGCCGCCCCCGGCGCACATCTGA
- a CDS encoding alpha/beta hydrolase family protein, with protein MSSLSEGPFHTSDVSLTAGGFRRAILRTDDGVRIEAVYEPCTAGSAATAIVIAHGFTGSVDRPAVRRAAQVFAQRAAVVTFSFRGHGGSGGRSTVGDREVLDLAAAVEWARSFGHARVVTVGFSMGGSVVLRHAATHTETAETDAMHGGRKEARTDAVAAVSAPARWYYRGTAPMRRLHWVVTRPLGRLVGRYGLGTRIHPDEWNPVPLSPVESVPLIAPTPLLIVHGDRDPYFPLDHPRMLAAAGDAELWLEPGMGHAENAADDELLGRLADWLAGE; from the coding sequence ATGAGTTCCCTGTCAGAGGGTCCGTTTCACACTTCGGACGTTTCCTTGACGGCCGGAGGCTTTCGGCGCGCAATCTTGCGTACCGATGACGGAGTCCGTATCGAGGCTGTGTACGAGCCGTGTACCGCGGGTTCAGCCGCGACCGCGATCGTCATCGCGCACGGTTTCACCGGCTCTGTCGACCGGCCCGCAGTGAGACGCGCGGCACAGGTGTTCGCGCAGCGTGCGGCCGTGGTCACCTTCTCCTTCCGCGGCCACGGCGGCTCGGGCGGCCGCTCCACGGTCGGCGACCGCGAGGTGCTGGATCTCGCGGCGGCGGTCGAGTGGGCGCGCTCCTTCGGCCACGCGCGCGTGGTGACCGTCGGCTTCTCGATGGGCGGCTCGGTGGTGCTGCGGCACGCCGCGACGCACACGGAGACGGCGGAGACGGACGCGATGCACGGGGGGCGCAAAGAAGCGCGTACGGACGCGGTGGCCGCCGTCAGCGCACCCGCCCGCTGGTACTACCGCGGTACGGCCCCGATGCGGCGGCTGCACTGGGTGGTCACGCGTCCGCTCGGCCGGCTGGTCGGCCGCTACGGCCTCGGCACCCGCATCCACCCGGACGAGTGGAACCCGGTCCCGCTCTCCCCGGTCGAGTCCGTACCCCTCATCGCGCCGACGCCGCTGCTGATCGTGCACGGCGACCGCGACCCGTACTTCCCGCTGGACCATCCGCGGATGCTGGCCGCCGCGGGTGACGCCGAGCTGTGGCTGGAGCCGGGCATGGGTCACGCCGAGAACGCCGCCGACGACGAGCTGCTCGGCCGCCTCGCCGACTGGCTCGCCGGCGAGTAG
- a CDS encoding LacI family DNA-binding transcriptional regulator — protein MAKVTRDDVARLAGTSTAVVSYVINNGPRPVAPATRERVLAAIKELGYRPDRVAQAMASRRTDLIGMIVPDARQPFFAEMAHAVEQAAAERGKMVLVGNSDYRDEREVHYLRAFLGMRVSGLILVSQGPSERAAAEIEAWDARVVLLHERPEAIDDVAVVTDDIGGAQLATRHLLEHGHPYVACLGGVESTPAVGDPVTDHVEGWRRAMLESGRSVEGRLFQAPFNRYDAYLVALKLLSGPERPPAIFCATDDQAIGVLRAARELRIDVPGELAVAGFDNVKEAALTDPPLTTVSSDRPAMARAAVDLVLDDGLRVAGSRRERVKQFPSGLVIRRSCGCA, from the coding sequence GTGGCCAAGGTGACGCGGGACGATGTGGCGCGACTGGCGGGGACTTCGACCGCGGTCGTGAGCTACGTCATCAACAACGGACCCCGGCCGGTTGCCCCGGCCACGCGCGAGCGGGTACTCGCAGCGATCAAGGAGCTGGGCTACCGGCCCGACCGGGTCGCCCAGGCGATGGCCTCGCGGCGGACCGACCTCATAGGCATGATCGTGCCGGACGCGCGGCAGCCGTTCTTCGCGGAGATGGCGCACGCGGTCGAACAGGCCGCGGCGGAACGCGGAAAAATGGTGCTCGTCGGGAACTCCGACTACCGCGACGAGCGCGAGGTCCACTATCTGCGGGCCTTCCTCGGGATGCGGGTCTCCGGGCTGATCCTGGTCAGCCAGGGCCCGAGCGAGCGGGCCGCGGCGGAGATCGAGGCGTGGGACGCGCGGGTGGTGCTGCTGCACGAGCGCCCGGAGGCCATCGATGACGTGGCGGTCGTCACGGACGACATCGGCGGCGCGCAGCTGGCGACGCGGCATCTGCTGGAGCACGGGCATCCGTACGTGGCGTGCCTCGGCGGAGTCGAGTCGACCCCGGCGGTCGGCGACCCGGTGACGGACCACGTCGAGGGCTGGCGCCGGGCGATGCTGGAGTCCGGCCGCTCGGTGGAGGGCCGGCTCTTCCAGGCCCCGTTCAACCGCTACGACGCGTATCTCGTCGCCCTGAAGCTGCTCTCGGGCCCGGAGCGTCCGCCGGCCATCTTCTGCGCGACGGACGACCAGGCGATCGGCGTCCTGCGCGCGGCGCGTGAACTGCGGATAGACGTCCCGGGCGAGCTGGCGGTGGCGGGCTTCGACAACGTCAAGGAGGCGGCGCTCACGGACCCGCCGCTGACGACGGTCTCCTCGGACCGCCCGGCGATGGCACGGGCGGCGGTGGACCTGGTACTGGACGACGGCTTGAGGGTGGCGGGTTCGCGCCGGGAGCGGGTGAAGCAGTTCCCCTCGGGCCTGGTGATCCGCCGCTCCTGCGGGTGCGCGTAG
- a CDS encoding S1C family serine protease has protein sequence MWPGDGGAAYQPPVAGEPPAYQPPAHQPPPGEPSHRARAKRPVALIAAVAIAAAVIGGGVSALVQELTDNGTSGSSSVAGTTVAQSSKGTVAGVAQAVSPSIVEISATSNAGQSTGSGVIITGDGEIITNNHVISGADSVKVRLSDGKTYTAKVVGTDPDKDLALIKLEGASGLKAAALGDSTKVRVGDEVVAIGSPEGLTGTVTSGIVSALNRDVTVAKEQDPSRQQQGGGGWPFEFGGQQFNGDTGSSKTTYKALQTDASLNPGNSGGALINMNGEIIGINSAMYSPSSATGSTAGSVGLGFAIPIDTVKADLDDLRSGGNG, from the coding sequence GTGTGGCCGGGTGACGGTGGCGCCGCGTACCAGCCCCCCGTCGCGGGCGAGCCGCCCGCGTACCAGCCCCCCGCGCACCAGCCGCCCCCCGGCGAGCCCTCTCACCGGGCCAGGGCCAAGCGTCCCGTCGCGCTCATCGCCGCCGTCGCCATCGCCGCCGCGGTCATCGGCGGCGGTGTGTCCGCGCTCGTGCAGGAGCTCACCGACAACGGCACCAGCGGCAGCAGCAGCGTCGCCGGTACCACCGTGGCGCAGAGCAGCAAGGGCACCGTCGCCGGAGTCGCCCAGGCCGTGTCGCCGAGCATCGTCGAGATCAGCGCGACCTCGAACGCCGGCCAGTCCACCGGCTCCGGCGTGATCATCACCGGCGACGGCGAGATCATCACCAACAACCACGTCATCTCCGGCGCCGACTCCGTCAAGGTGCGGCTCAGCGACGGCAAGACCTACACCGCCAAGGTCGTCGGCACCGACCCGGACAAGGATCTCGCCCTCATCAAGCTGGAGGGCGCGAGCGGCCTCAAGGCGGCCGCGCTCGGGGACTCGACCAAGGTCAGGGTCGGCGACGAGGTCGTGGCCATCGGTTCGCCCGAGGGGCTGACCGGCACGGTGACCAGCGGCATCGTCTCCGCTCTGAACCGCGATGTCACCGTCGCGAAGGAGCAGGACCCGAGCCGGCAACAGCAGGGCGGCGGCGGCTGGCCCTTCGAGTTCGGCGGGCAGCAGTTCAACGGCGACACGGGCTCGTCGAAGACGACGTACAAGGCCCTCCAGACGGATGCCTCGCTCAACCCCGGCAACTCCGGCGGCGCCCTCATCAACATGAACGGCGAGATCATCGGCATCAACTCCGCCATGTACTCGCCCAGTTCGGCTACCGGTTCCACCGCAGGCAGCGTCGGTCTCGGCTTCGCCATCCCGATCGACACGGTCAAGGCCGACCTCGACGACCTGCGCTCCGGCGGCAACGGCTGA
- a CDS encoding response regulator transcription factor, giving the protein MSSLLLLTNALQPSTEVLPALGLLLHNVRVAPAEGPALVDTPGADVILIDGRRDLPQVRSLCQLLRSTGPGCPLILVVTEGGLAAVTADWGIDDVLLDTAGPAEVEARLRLATGRQQITSDDSPMEIRNGDLSVDEATYSAKLKGRVLDLTFKEFELLKYLAQHPGRVFTRAQLLQEVWGYDYFGGTRTVDVHVRRLRAKLGPEHESLIGTVRNVGYRFVTPEKVERAAEEAARAKAAAATAAAERAAAQAAVSVPRTEDTAEPQEAGVRPAQR; this is encoded by the coding sequence ATGAGCTCTCTGCTGCTCCTGACCAATGCCCTCCAGCCGTCGACGGAGGTGCTTCCCGCCCTCGGACTGCTGCTGCACAACGTGCGGGTGGCGCCTGCCGAAGGCCCGGCCCTTGTCGACACCCCCGGTGCCGACGTCATCCTGATCGACGGCCGCCGCGATCTGCCGCAGGTGCGGTCGCTGTGCCAGCTGCTGCGGTCCACCGGACCCGGCTGCCCGCTGATCCTGGTCGTCACGGAGGGCGGTCTCGCGGCCGTCACGGCGGACTGGGGCATCGACGATGTGCTGCTCGACACAGCGGGTCCGGCGGAGGTCGAGGCGCGGCTGCGGCTGGCGACGGGCCGGCAGCAGATCACCTCGGACGACAGTCCGATGGAGATCCGTAACGGCGATCTGTCGGTCGACGAGGCGACGTACAGCGCGAAGCTGAAGGGGCGGGTCCTGGATCTGACCTTCAAGGAGTTCGAACTGCTGAAGTACCTCGCGCAGCACCCGGGGCGGGTCTTCACCCGGGCCCAGCTGCTCCAGGAGGTCTGGGGCTACGACTACTTCGGCGGTACGCGGACGGTCGACGTCCACGTACGGCGGCTGCGCGCGAAGCTCGGGCCCGAGCACGAGTCGCTCATCGGGACCGTACGCAATGTCGGCTACCGCTTTGTGACGCCGGAGAAGGTCGAGCGTGCGGCCGAGGAGGCGGCGAGGGCCAAGGCGGCGGCCGCGACGGCCGCGGCCGAGCGGGCGGCGGCTCAGGCGGCGGTTTCCGTCCCCCGGACGGAGGACACGGCCGAGCCGCAGGAAGCGGGCGTACGCCCTGCCCAGAGGTAG
- a CDS encoding MoaD/ThiS family protein — translation MAAGTIRYWAAAKAAAGIAEEPYAAGTLAEALDAVRDRHPGELTRVLQRCSFLVDGDPVGTRGHETVRLAEGGTVEVLPPFAGG, via the coding sequence ATGGCAGCGGGAACCATCCGCTACTGGGCCGCGGCCAAGGCAGCGGCCGGGATCGCGGAGGAGCCGTACGCCGCGGGAACACTCGCCGAGGCGCTCGACGCGGTGCGCGACCGCCACCCCGGCGAGCTGACGCGCGTACTGCAACGGTGTTCGTTCCTCGTCGACGGTGACCCCGTCGGGACCCGCGGCCATGAGACCGTACGCCTTGCCGAGGGCGGCACGGTCGAGGTGCTCCCGCCGTTCGCAGGAGGGTGA